From Miscanthus floridulus cultivar M001 chromosome 15, ASM1932011v1, whole genome shotgun sequence, the proteins below share one genomic window:
- the LOC136508651 gene encoding cysteine-rich receptor-like protein kinase 44 isoform X1 — MHPHLSMPQVPSHCPLEFLITTTGTSIYTPPPSLWCLPNPKHIRNCTSASSSRAPGTSTSEPAVSFGVTTKRTELRSTASYYCISTSMEPAQGLPFEVLEEITDGFSEERLLGTGAYGKVYKGIHKNGDEVAVKMVTDYDLDDWDFKELRNQMMLDHPNIVRVVAYCDETECKRIKYKGRYVIADLRHRALCLEYMHNGSLRKHLSDECDGLDWHTRYKIIKGTSEGLQYLHEGYTIPVYHMDLKPDNILLDRNMVPKLADFGLSPFGRDGSIRMSISSLITRVGTIGYLPPEYIRFGKITKKNDIFSLGVVMIKIIAGPRGRKRSAEMPPQEFIDQVQGNWRKRLQCTWSGSLLEAYCQQVKTCTEIALNCMEEDRHTRPGIAAIILSLNEMETMIEELKNDAESGLDEVTNYYSLCLKKTQFIVFTCWLRRS; from the exons ATGCATCCCCACTTGTCGATGCCGCAGGTTCCTTCTCATTGCCCTCTTGAATTCCTGATTACTACTACTGGTACGAGTATATATACACCACCACCGTCGCTGTGGTGTTTGCCCAACCCAAAGCATATCCGCAACTGCACAAGTGCATCATCGTCTCGAGCGCCAGGCACCAGCACCAG CGAGCCTGCTGTTAGCTTTGGGGTCACCACG AAACGAACGGAGCTACGATCGACAGCAAGCTACTACTGTATAAGCACAAGTATGGAGCCTGCTCAGGGTCTGCCGTTCGAAGTGCTAGAAGAAATTACTGATGGTTTCTCCGAAGAGCGACTCCTGGGCACTGGCGCGTACGGAAAGGTTTACAAG GGAATACACAAAAATGGAGATGAGGTTGCAGTGAAGATGGTTACCGATTACGATCTTGACGATTGGGATTTCAAGGAGTTACGAAACCAAATGATGCTGGATCATCCAAACATTGTGCGGGTAGTTGCCTACTGCGATGAAACAGAATGCAAACGAATAAAATACAAGGGGAGATATGTTATAGCTGATTTGAGACACAGAGCGCTATGCTTAGAATATATGCACAATGGGAGTCTTCGAAAGCATCTTTCTG ATGAATGTGATGGACTTGACTGGCACACACGTTACAAAATAATTAAGGGGACAAGTGAGGGCTTACAATACCTTCACGAGGGATACACCATACCTGTATACCATATGGACTTGAAACCAGACAATATACTGCTTGATAGAAACATGGTGCCCAAACTTGCAGATTTTGGCTTGTCCCCTTTCGGTCGCGATGGGTCCATAAGAATGTCAATATCATCATTAATAACTCGTGTAGGAACAAT TGGATATCTGCCACCAGAATACATTCGGTTTGGTAAAATCACAAAGAAGAATGACATATTCAGCCTGGGAGTAGTAATGATAAAGATAATTGCAGGGCCTAGAGGCCGCAAAAGAAGTGCTGAAATGCCTCCCCAGGAATTTATTGATCAA GTACAAGGCAACTGGCGGAAGAGGTTGCAGTGTACATGGAGCGGCTCCTTGCTAGAAGCGTACTGCCAACAAGTAAAGACATGCACTGAAATAGCACTAAACTGCATGGAGGAAGATAGACATACAAGGCCCGGTATCGCGGCAATTATCCTTAGTCTCAATGAAATGGAAACCatgattgaggagttgaagaatgACGCGGAGTCAGGGCTGGATGAGGTAACTAACTACTACTCCCTCTGTCTTAAAAAAACGCAATTCATTGTCTTTACTTGTTGGCTAAGGAGAAGCTGA
- the LOC136506911 gene encoding leucine-rich repeat extensin-like protein 5, whose product MAAATVALGAEIFGQGFRFLPTPHDAVTYYLPRLVAGEPLHDAVRPVVHHADVYACAPADLARRFCPLPKTGDRFFFTPKRARAAGAAQASRDGSWQAQNTADIKARRGGGDDDAKVGELRKLRYKSGGVYTDWLMDEYSSVAGGGETQFVLCKMYVSPRAAPTSAAHKESAAYFFLTLPPPPPPPAASAAVFMQPAPAAAAPKRPAAPPQPAMSPPCTKRMRRGPVVLLQPAGGNASLPPPPPPQPPCAPPVLPTLTAVGKMPLAPPPQPSCAPRRGSTTRLATQPSPASAPLAPPVPVRPATQPHHSPMPLPAPPQPLQQQVPPLLPTPPVARTCHVPVPSKQRKILDPFEAAMLSDEAEDQTVPAAPHPPPPPAAAATPALQDEDEDEWDDLAKALEFGN is encoded by the coding sequence atggcggcggcgacggtggctctAGGCGCTGAGATCTTCGGCCAGGGCTTCCGTTTCCTGCCGACGCCGCACGACGCCGTGACCTACTACCTGCCGCGCCTCGTCGCCGGAGAGCCGCTCCACGACGCGGTCCGCCCAGTCGTCCACCACGCCGACGTGTACGCGTGCGCGCCTGCCGACCTCGCGCGCCGCTTCTGCCCGCTGCCCAAGACCGGCGACCGGTTCTTCTTCACCCCGAAGCGAGCACGCGCCGCTGGCGCCGCCCAAGCTAGTAGAGATGGGTCGTGGCAGGCGCAGAACACGGCGGACATCAAGgcccgccgcggcggcggggaTGATGATGCCAAGGTCGGCGAGCTCAGGAAGCTTCGGTACAAGAGCGGCGGCGTGTACACCGACTGGCTTATGGACGAGTACTCCtccgtcgccggcggcggcgagacCCAGTTCGTCTTGTGCAAGATGTACGTGTCTCCTAGAGCTGCCCCGACATCCGCGGCGCACAAGGAATCCGCGGCTTATTTCTTCTTGACgctaccaccgccaccgccaccccctgCTGCGTCCGCGGCCGTCTTCATGCAGCCAGcgccagcggcggcggcacccAAGAGGCCAGCAGCACCGCCGCAGCCTGCCATGTCGCCACCGTGCACCAAAAGAATGCGACGGGGTCCTGTTGTGCTTCTGCAGCCGGCGGGTGGCAACGCGTccttgccaccaccaccaccaccacagccgccgTGTGCGCCGCCAGTTCTTCCGACCCTCACCGCTGTTGGCAAGATGCCCTTggcaccaccaccacagccgTCGTGTGCGCCTCGCCGCGGTTCGACGACTCGCTTGGCGACGCAGCCATCGCCCGCTTCAGCTCCTCTGGCGCCGCCGGTTCCAGTCCGTCCTGCGACGCAGCCGCATCACTCACCAATGCCATTGCCAGCGCCACCGCAGCCACTTCAGCAGCAGGTGCCGCCATTGCTGCCGACTCCCCCGGTGGCGCGCACCTGCCACGTGCCTGTCCCGTCGAAGCAGAGGAAGATACTTGATCCGTTTGAAGCCGCCATGCTGAGCGATGAAGCAGAGGACCAAACAGTGCCTGCAGCACCtcatccgccgccgcctcctgctgctgctgctacgccTGCGCTTCAAGACGAAGACGAAGACGAGTGGGACGATTTAGCCAAGGCGTTGGAATTTGGAAATTGA
- the LOC136508651 gene encoding cysteine-rich receptor-like protein kinase 44 isoform X2, whose amino-acid sequence MHPHLSMPQVPSHCPLEFLITTTGTSIYTPPPSLWCLPNPKHIRNCTSASSSRAPGTSTSEPAVSFGVTTKRTELRSTASYYCISTSMEPAQGLPFEVLEEITDGFSEERLLGTGAYGKVYKGIHKNGDEVAVKMVTDYDLDDWDFKELRNQMMLDHPNIVRVVAYCDETECKRIKYKGRYVIADLRHRALCLEYMHNGSLRKHLSDECDGLDWHTRYKIIKGTSEGLQYLHEGYTIPVYHMDLKPDNILLDRNMVPKLADFGLSPFGRDGSIRMSISSLITRVGTIGYLPPEYIRFGKITKKNDIFSLGVVMIKIIAGPRGRKRSAEMPPQEFIDQVQGNWRKRLQCTWSGSLLEAYCQQVKTCTEIALNCMEEDRHTRPGIAAIILSLNEMETMIEELKNDAESGLDEEKPSWRGQSSCAWLITNGAVV is encoded by the exons ATGCATCCCCACTTGTCGATGCCGCAGGTTCCTTCTCATTGCCCTCTTGAATTCCTGATTACTACTACTGGTACGAGTATATATACACCACCACCGTCGCTGTGGTGTTTGCCCAACCCAAAGCATATCCGCAACTGCACAAGTGCATCATCGTCTCGAGCGCCAGGCACCAGCACCAG CGAGCCTGCTGTTAGCTTTGGGGTCACCACG AAACGAACGGAGCTACGATCGACAGCAAGCTACTACTGTATAAGCACAAGTATGGAGCCTGCTCAGGGTCTGCCGTTCGAAGTGCTAGAAGAAATTACTGATGGTTTCTCCGAAGAGCGACTCCTGGGCACTGGCGCGTACGGAAAGGTTTACAAG GGAATACACAAAAATGGAGATGAGGTTGCAGTGAAGATGGTTACCGATTACGATCTTGACGATTGGGATTTCAAGGAGTTACGAAACCAAATGATGCTGGATCATCCAAACATTGTGCGGGTAGTTGCCTACTGCGATGAAACAGAATGCAAACGAATAAAATACAAGGGGAGATATGTTATAGCTGATTTGAGACACAGAGCGCTATGCTTAGAATATATGCACAATGGGAGTCTTCGAAAGCATCTTTCTG ATGAATGTGATGGACTTGACTGGCACACACGTTACAAAATAATTAAGGGGACAAGTGAGGGCTTACAATACCTTCACGAGGGATACACCATACCTGTATACCATATGGACTTGAAACCAGACAATATACTGCTTGATAGAAACATGGTGCCCAAACTTGCAGATTTTGGCTTGTCCCCTTTCGGTCGCGATGGGTCCATAAGAATGTCAATATCATCATTAATAACTCGTGTAGGAACAAT TGGATATCTGCCACCAGAATACATTCGGTTTGGTAAAATCACAAAGAAGAATGACATATTCAGCCTGGGAGTAGTAATGATAAAGATAATTGCAGGGCCTAGAGGCCGCAAAAGAAGTGCTGAAATGCCTCCCCAGGAATTTATTGATCAA GTACAAGGCAACTGGCGGAAGAGGTTGCAGTGTACATGGAGCGGCTCCTTGCTAGAAGCGTACTGCCAACAAGTAAAGACATGCACTGAAATAGCACTAAACTGCATGGAGGAAGATAGACATACAAGGCCCGGTATCGCGGCAATTATCCTTAGTCTCAATGAAATGGAAACCatgattgaggagttgaagaatgACGCGGAGTCAGGGCTGGATGAG gaaaagccttcttggcgaggtcaatcaagttgtgcttggttgataaccaacggagcagtggtgtaa
- the LOC136508651 gene encoding putative cysteine-rich receptor-like protein kinase 12 isoform X4, translated as MHPHLSMPQVPSHCPLEFLITTTGTSIYTPPPSLWCLPNPKHIRNCTSASSSRAPGTSTSEPAVSFGVTTKRTELRSTASYYCISTSMEPAQGLPFEVLEEITDGFSEERLLGTGAYGKVYKGIHKNGDEVAVKMVTDYDLDDWDFKELRNQMMLDHPNIVRVVAYCDETECKRIKYKGRYVIADLRHRALCLEYMHNGSLRKHLSDFGLSPFGRDGSIRMSISSLITRVGTIGYLPPEYIRFGKITKKNDIFSLGVVMIKIIAGPRGRKRSAEMPPQEFIDQVQGNWRKRLQCTWSGSLLEAYCQQVKTCTEIALNCMEEDRHTRPGIAAIILSLNEMETMIEELKNDAESGLDEVTNYYSLCLKKTQFIVFTCWLRRS; from the exons ATGCATCCCCACTTGTCGATGCCGCAGGTTCCTTCTCATTGCCCTCTTGAATTCCTGATTACTACTACTGGTACGAGTATATATACACCACCACCGTCGCTGTGGTGTTTGCCCAACCCAAAGCATATCCGCAACTGCACAAGTGCATCATCGTCTCGAGCGCCAGGCACCAGCACCAG CGAGCCTGCTGTTAGCTTTGGGGTCACCACG AAACGAACGGAGCTACGATCGACAGCAAGCTACTACTGTATAAGCACAAGTATGGAGCCTGCTCAGGGTCTGCCGTTCGAAGTGCTAGAAGAAATTACTGATGGTTTCTCCGAAGAGCGACTCCTGGGCACTGGCGCGTACGGAAAGGTTTACAAG GGAATACACAAAAATGGAGATGAGGTTGCAGTGAAGATGGTTACCGATTACGATCTTGACGATTGGGATTTCAAGGAGTTACGAAACCAAATGATGCTGGATCATCCAAACATTGTGCGGGTAGTTGCCTACTGCGATGAAACAGAATGCAAACGAATAAAATACAAGGGGAGATATGTTATAGCTGATTTGAGACACAGAGCGCTATGCTTAGAATATATGCACAATGGGAGTCTTCGAAAGCATCTTTCTG ATTTTGGCTTGTCCCCTTTCGGTCGCGATGGGTCCATAAGAATGTCAATATCATCATTAATAACTCGTGTAGGAACAAT TGGATATCTGCCACCAGAATACATTCGGTTTGGTAAAATCACAAAGAAGAATGACATATTCAGCCTGGGAGTAGTAATGATAAAGATAATTGCAGGGCCTAGAGGCCGCAAAAGAAGTGCTGAAATGCCTCCCCAGGAATTTATTGATCAA GTACAAGGCAACTGGCGGAAGAGGTTGCAGTGTACATGGAGCGGCTCCTTGCTAGAAGCGTACTGCCAACAAGTAAAGACATGCACTGAAATAGCACTAAACTGCATGGAGGAAGATAGACATACAAGGCCCGGTATCGCGGCAATTATCCTTAGTCTCAATGAAATGGAAACCatgattgaggagttgaagaatgACGCGGAGTCAGGGCTGGATGAGGTAACTAACTACTACTCCCTCTGTCTTAAAAAAACGCAATTCATTGTCTTTACTTGTTGGCTAAGGAGAAGCTGA
- the LOC136508651 gene encoding cysteine-rich receptor-like protein kinase 44 isoform X3 has protein sequence MHPHLSMPQVPSHCPLEFLITTTGTSIYTPPPSLWCLPNPKHIRNCTSASSSRAPGTSTSEPAVSFGVTTKRTELRSTASYYCISTSMEPAQGLPFEVLEEITDGFSEERLLGTGAYGKVYKGIHKNGDEVAVKMVTDYDLDDWDFKELRNQMMLDHPNIVRVVAYCDETECKRIKYKGRYVIADLRHRALCLEYMHNGSLRKHLSDECDGLDWHTRYKIIKGTSEGLQYLHEGYTIPVYHMDLKPDNILLDRNMVPKLADFGLSPFGRDGSIRMSISSLITRVGTIGYLPPEYIRFGKITKKNDIFSLGVVMIKIIAGPRGRKRSAEMPPQEFIDQVQGNWRKRLQCTWSGSLLEAYCQQVKTCTEIALNCMEEDRHTRPGIAAIILSLNEMETMIEELKNDAESGLDEEKLRTGSSLRRTGSSLRRS, from the exons ATGCATCCCCACTTGTCGATGCCGCAGGTTCCTTCTCATTGCCCTCTTGAATTCCTGATTACTACTACTGGTACGAGTATATATACACCACCACCGTCGCTGTGGTGTTTGCCCAACCCAAAGCATATCCGCAACTGCACAAGTGCATCATCGTCTCGAGCGCCAGGCACCAGCACCAG CGAGCCTGCTGTTAGCTTTGGGGTCACCACG AAACGAACGGAGCTACGATCGACAGCAAGCTACTACTGTATAAGCACAAGTATGGAGCCTGCTCAGGGTCTGCCGTTCGAAGTGCTAGAAGAAATTACTGATGGTTTCTCCGAAGAGCGACTCCTGGGCACTGGCGCGTACGGAAAGGTTTACAAG GGAATACACAAAAATGGAGATGAGGTTGCAGTGAAGATGGTTACCGATTACGATCTTGACGATTGGGATTTCAAGGAGTTACGAAACCAAATGATGCTGGATCATCCAAACATTGTGCGGGTAGTTGCCTACTGCGATGAAACAGAATGCAAACGAATAAAATACAAGGGGAGATATGTTATAGCTGATTTGAGACACAGAGCGCTATGCTTAGAATATATGCACAATGGGAGTCTTCGAAAGCATCTTTCTG ATGAATGTGATGGACTTGACTGGCACACACGTTACAAAATAATTAAGGGGACAAGTGAGGGCTTACAATACCTTCACGAGGGATACACCATACCTGTATACCATATGGACTTGAAACCAGACAATATACTGCTTGATAGAAACATGGTGCCCAAACTTGCAGATTTTGGCTTGTCCCCTTTCGGTCGCGATGGGTCCATAAGAATGTCAATATCATCATTAATAACTCGTGTAGGAACAAT TGGATATCTGCCACCAGAATACATTCGGTTTGGTAAAATCACAAAGAAGAATGACATATTCAGCCTGGGAGTAGTAATGATAAAGATAATTGCAGGGCCTAGAGGCCGCAAAAGAAGTGCTGAAATGCCTCCCCAGGAATTTATTGATCAA GTACAAGGCAACTGGCGGAAGAGGTTGCAGTGTACATGGAGCGGCTCCTTGCTAGAAGCGTACTGCCAACAAGTAAAGACATGCACTGAAATAGCACTAAACTGCATGGAGGAAGATAGACATACAAGGCCCGGTATCGCGGCAATTATCCTTAGTCTCAATGAAATGGAAACCatgattgaggagttgaagaatgACGCGGAGTCAGGGCTGGATGAG GAGAAGCTGAGAACGGGGTCGTCGCTAAGGAGAACGGGGTCATCGCTAAGGAGAAGCTGA
- the LOC136506560 gene encoding splicing factor U2AF-associated protein 2-like has translation MLGWGGHDDKKVMIPTTVILRHMFTPAELRADEDLSELEVDVREECVKFGPVDNVKFGPVDNVKVCENHPQGVILVKFKDRKDGAQCIEKMNGRWFGGRQIHASEDDGSINHSLIRDYDAEVSRLDRFGEELEEST, from the exons ATGCTTGGATGGG GTGGACATGATGATAAGAAGGTGATGATTCCTACAACAGTAATTTTACGGCACATGTTCACTCCTGCTGAGCTGAGA GCTGATGAAGACCTTTCTGAGCTTGAGGTAGATGTTAGAGAGGAATGTGTCAAGTTTGGTCCAGTGGATAATGTCAAGTTTGGTCCAGTGGATAATGTCAAG GTCTGTGAAAATCACCCACAGGGTGTCATACTGGTGAAATTCAAAGACCGGAAAGATGGTGCCCAGTGCATAGAGAAGATGAATGGAAGATG GTTTGGTGGGCGGCAAATCCATGCAAGCGAAGACGATGGTTCCATTAACCACTCTCTTATCCGTGATTATGATGCGGAGGTGTCAAGACTTGATCGATTCGGAGAGGAGTTAGAAGAGTCCACATAG